The Strix aluco isolate bStrAlu1 chromosome Z, bStrAlu1.hap1, whole genome shotgun sequence genome contains a region encoding:
- the SLC25A51 gene encoding mitochondrial nicotinamide adenine dinucleotide transporter SLC25A51 isoform X2 — protein MMDSEGSAPTNSKEYLSNDLTATSGKHYLCGYCAAFTNIAVTFPIQKVLFRQQLYGLKTKDAVLQLQKDGIRNLYRGILPPLMQKTTTLALMFGLYEDFSSLLHSHTSAPELLTRSMAAVLAGTTEAVLTPFERVQTLLQDYKHHDRFTNTYQAFKVLKVYGMREYYRGLVPILLRNGPSNALFFGLRGPIKQCLPEATSYSTHLVNDFICGGLLGAMLGFLFFPVNVVKTRMQAQIGGEFQSFSKVFVKIWLERDRKLIHLFRGAHLNYHRSVLSWGIINATYEFLLKLL, from the coding sequence ATGATGGATTCAGAAGGTTCTGCCCCAACGAATTCAAAGGAATATCTAAGCAATGACCTAACGGCTACCTCTGGCAAACATTATCTTTGTGGCTACTGTGCAGCTTTCACAAATATAGCAGTCACTTTTCCCATCCAGAAGGTCCTCTTTCGACAGCAGCTGTACGGTCTGAAGACAAAGGATGcggtgctgcagctgcagaaggacGGAATTAGAAACCTCTACCGTGGCATCCTTCCTCCGCTGATGCAGAAAACGACAACACTGGCTCTTATGTTTGGCTTGTACGAGGATTTCTCCTCGCTGCTCCACAGCCACACGAGTGCTCCCGAGCTCCTCACCCGCAGCATGGCTGCGGTGTTGGCGGGGACCACGGAGGCTGTTCTTACGCCTTTCGAGCGAGTTCAGACTCTGCTTCAGGACTACAAACACCACGATAGATTTACAAACACTTACCAGGCTTTCAAGGTACTGAAAGTCTATGGGATGAGAGAGTATTATCGGGGATTGGTGCCTATTCTGCTCCGGAACGGACCCAGTAACGCGCTCTTCTTCGGCCTGCGGGGACCCATCAAACAGTGTCTGCCTGAGGCCACGTCCTACAGCACTCACCTGGTCAATGACTTCATCTGCGGAGGGCTGCTGGGTGCCATGCTGGGCTTCTTGTTTTTCCCAGTGAACGTTGTAAAAACTCGCATGCAGGCTCAAATTGGTGGTGAATTCCAGTCCTTCTCAAAAGTTTTTGTGAAGATCTGGCTGGAACGTGATAGGAAATTGATCCACCTTTTCAGAGGAGCCCATCTGAATTACCACCGTTCTGTCCTGTCCTGGGGCATAATCAATGCAACCTATGAATTCTTGCTCAAGCTGTTGTGA
- the SLC25A51 gene encoding mitochondrial nicotinamide adenine dinucleotide transporter SLC25A51 isoform X1, translated as MSESKDSATNTSGGLAVPGSGEFPAQSVTASAGEGRFSRQRFPPGQAQQSRQKERVASGTKLQGRRTEACCSKTNSMMDSEGSAPTNSKEYLSNDLTATSGKHYLCGYCAAFTNIAVTFPIQKVLFRQQLYGLKTKDAVLQLQKDGIRNLYRGILPPLMQKTTTLALMFGLYEDFSSLLHSHTSAPELLTRSMAAVLAGTTEAVLTPFERVQTLLQDYKHHDRFTNTYQAFKVLKVYGMREYYRGLVPILLRNGPSNALFFGLRGPIKQCLPEATSYSTHLVNDFICGGLLGAMLGFLFFPVNVVKTRMQAQIGGEFQSFSKVFVKIWLERDRKLIHLFRGAHLNYHRSVLSWGIINATYEFLLKLL; from the exons ATGTCTGAAAGCAAGGATTCTGCCACAAACACTTCTGGAGGACTTGCTGTGCCGGGCTCTGGCGAGTTCCCAGCTCAGAGTGTGACGGCTTCCGCAGGTGAGGGTCGCTTCAGTCGTCAGCGCTTCCCTCCAGGCCAGGCCCAGCAGTCACGCCAAAAGGAGCGTGTGGCTTCTGGCACTAAACTACAg GGAAGGAGAACTGAGGCATGCTGTAGTAAGACAAACAGTATGATGGATTCAGAAGGTTCTGCCCCAACGAATTCAAAGGAATATCTAAGCAATGACCTAACGGCTACCTCTGGCAAACATTATCTTTGTGGCTACTGTGCAGCTTTCACAAATATAGCAGTCACTTTTCCCATCCAGAAGGTCCTCTTTCGACAGCAGCTGTACGGTCTGAAGACAAAGGATGcggtgctgcagctgcagaaggacGGAATTAGAAACCTCTACCGTGGCATCCTTCCTCCGCTGATGCAGAAAACGACAACACTGGCTCTTATGTTTGGCTTGTACGAGGATTTCTCCTCGCTGCTCCACAGCCACACGAGTGCTCCCGAGCTCCTCACCCGCAGCATGGCTGCGGTGTTGGCGGGGACCACGGAGGCTGTTCTTACGCCTTTCGAGCGAGTTCAGACTCTGCTTCAGGACTACAAACACCACGATAGATTTACAAACACTTACCAGGCTTTCAAGGTACTGAAAGTCTATGGGATGAGAGAGTATTATCGGGGATTGGTGCCTATTCTGCTCCGGAACGGACCCAGTAACGCGCTCTTCTTCGGCCTGCGGGGACCCATCAAACAGTGTCTGCCTGAGGCCACGTCCTACAGCACTCACCTGGTCAATGACTTCATCTGCGGAGGGCTGCTGGGTGCCATGCTGGGCTTCTTGTTTTTCCCAGTGAACGTTGTAAAAACTCGCATGCAGGCTCAAATTGGTGGTGAATTCCAGTCCTTCTCAAAAGTTTTTGTGAAGATCTGGCTGGAACGTGATAGGAAATTGATCCACCTTTTCAGAGGAGCCCATCTGAATTACCACCGTTCTGTCCTGTCCTGGGGCATAATCAATGCAACCTATGAATTCTTGCTCAAGCTGTTGTGA